Proteins from a single region of Catenulispora acidiphila DSM 44928:
- a CDS encoding LacI family DNA-binding transcriptional regulator — MTKSAGMRDVALLAGVSVGTVSNVLNRPDAVSPGTRARVQAAIAELGFVRSESARLLRAGRSQVLALLALDLADPFFVGVLRGAEQAARAADLGVLVMDSASSAATEATHLVMLAQQRVRGVLVTPADASGATLAEFGRARIPYVLVDRDIPGGNGCRVLVDDVAGGAMAVAHLIAGGHRRIAYVAGPLELPQYRDRLEGARQAIAEADPDVELVTLLGARGDVAAGRDAAARMLGLGERPTGVFCGNDLIALGMLQGLFAASVAVPQDVAIVGYDDLEVAAAAVVPLSSIRRPASRVGKEAAELLVEESGAAAGQHVHRELVFQPELVVRASSLGAAASTARNPDS, encoded by the coding sequence GTGACGAAGAGCGCGGGCATGCGGGATGTGGCCCTGCTGGCCGGGGTGTCGGTCGGCACGGTCTCGAACGTGCTGAACCGCCCCGACGCGGTGTCCCCGGGCACCCGGGCACGGGTCCAGGCGGCGATCGCGGAGCTGGGCTTCGTGCGCAGCGAGAGCGCGCGGCTGCTGCGCGCCGGCCGCAGCCAGGTGCTGGCCCTGCTAGCGCTGGACCTGGCCGACCCGTTCTTCGTCGGCGTGCTGCGCGGCGCCGAGCAGGCCGCCCGCGCCGCCGATCTCGGCGTGCTGGTGATGGACAGCGCCTCCAGCGCCGCCACCGAGGCCACGCACCTGGTGATGCTGGCCCAGCAACGGGTTCGGGGCGTGTTGGTGACTCCGGCGGACGCCAGCGGCGCGACGCTGGCGGAGTTCGGCCGCGCGCGGATTCCGTACGTGTTGGTGGATCGTGACATACCGGGCGGAAACGGATGTCGGGTGCTCGTGGACGACGTCGCCGGCGGCGCGATGGCGGTCGCGCACCTGATCGCCGGCGGACACCGGCGCATCGCCTACGTCGCCGGACCGCTGGAGCTGCCGCAGTACCGGGACCGGCTGGAAGGCGCGCGTCAGGCGATCGCCGAAGCCGATCCGGACGTGGAGCTGGTGACGCTGCTCGGCGCGCGCGGGGACGTGGCGGCCGGACGGGACGCCGCGGCGCGCATGCTCGGGCTGGGGGAGCGCCCGACCGGGGTGTTCTGCGGCAACGACCTGATCGCCTTGGGGATGCTGCAAGGGCTGTTCGCCGCCAGTGTGGCGGTACCGCAGGACGTGGCGATCGTTGGCTACGACGACCTGGAGGTCGCGGCGGCGGCGGTCGTGCCACTGTCGTCGATACGGCGCCCCGCCTCGCGCGTGGGCAAGGAGGCCGCGGAGCTTCTGGTCGAGGAGAGCGGGGCGGCGGCGGGGCAGCATGTGCACCGCGAGCTGGTTTTTCAGCCGGAGCTGGTGGTGCGGGCTTCTAGCTTGGGGGCGGCGGCTTCGACGGCTCGAAACCCGGACAGCTGA
- a CDS encoding bifunctional aspartate transaminase/aspartate 4-decarboxylase → MSRGKIKEWSALSPFELKGELIALAADTHKKSAAQMLNAGRGNPNWIATGPREAYLALGAFALQESRRVWTMDNLGGMPEVAGSGVRFDRFCLANPGMTGVRLLRDMVDYGVTQLKFDADAWIGELTDAWIGDHYPDPPRALKHCQKVVRAYLAEEMYGGKTPGKVDVFPTEGGTAAMCYLFDTLVTNGILHPGDTIALMTPIFTPYIEIPELERYSFNVIQVKSDMMTEEGVHMWRYPDSEVDRLADPKVKAVMLVNPSNPPSMAMSDRVRDRIADIIRTKNPNLAIITDDVYGTFVPGFRSLAATCPRNTALVYSWSKHYGATGHRLGVIAVAEDNVFDQMLAKLPKAKKDELRRRYSTLTLHPEKTKFIDRLVADSRAVALNHTAGLSTPQQTMMMLFSLFDLLPEGQEYKELLRTIVHRRLDLLMEGIGVHHISDDPDRACYYVELDILAEAEAFESREFADFLMETYEPTDVVFRLAHQASVVLLNGGGFDGPGWSVRVSLANLDDLDYLKIGHHLHAIMEEYKEEWLKTKTKKK, encoded by the coding sequence CTGTCCCGCGGCAAGATCAAGGAGTGGTCCGCCCTGAGTCCGTTCGAGCTCAAGGGTGAGCTGATCGCGCTGGCGGCCGACACGCACAAGAAGTCGGCCGCGCAGATGCTCAACGCCGGGCGCGGGAACCCGAACTGGATCGCGACCGGGCCGCGCGAGGCGTATCTGGCGCTGGGTGCCTTCGCGCTGCAGGAGTCGCGGCGGGTCTGGACCATGGACAACCTCGGCGGGATGCCGGAGGTGGCCGGGAGCGGCGTGCGCTTCGACCGCTTCTGCCTGGCGAATCCGGGGATGACCGGGGTGCGGCTGCTGCGCGACATGGTGGACTACGGCGTCACCCAGCTGAAGTTCGACGCCGACGCGTGGATCGGCGAGCTCACCGACGCCTGGATCGGCGACCACTACCCGGACCCGCCGCGGGCGCTCAAGCACTGCCAGAAGGTCGTGCGCGCCTATCTGGCCGAGGAGATGTACGGCGGAAAGACGCCCGGCAAGGTCGACGTCTTCCCGACCGAGGGCGGCACGGCGGCGATGTGCTACCTGTTCGACACGCTGGTCACCAACGGCATCCTGCACCCCGGCGACACCATCGCCCTGATGACGCCGATCTTCACGCCCTACATCGAGATCCCCGAGCTGGAGCGTTACTCCTTCAACGTAATCCAGGTGAAGTCGGACATGATGACCGAGGAGGGCGTCCACATGTGGCGCTACCCCGACTCCGAGGTCGACCGGCTGGCGGACCCGAAGGTCAAGGCCGTGATGCTGGTGAACCCCTCGAACCCGCCGTCGATGGCGATGTCCGACCGGGTCCGCGACCGCATCGCCGACATCATCCGGACCAAGAACCCGAACCTGGCGATCATCACCGACGACGTCTACGGCACGTTCGTCCCCGGCTTCCGCTCCCTGGCCGCGACCTGCCCGCGCAACACGGCGCTGGTCTACTCCTGGTCCAAGCACTACGGCGCGACCGGCCACCGCCTCGGCGTGATCGCGGTGGCCGAGGACAACGTCTTCGACCAGATGCTCGCCAAGCTCCCGAAGGCGAAGAAGGACGAGCTGCGCCGGCGTTACAGCACCCTGACTCTGCACCCTGAGAAGACGAAGTTCATCGACCGCCTGGTCGCCGACAGCCGCGCGGTCGCGTTGAACCACACCGCGGGCCTGTCCACCCCGCAGCAGACGATGATGATGCTGTTCTCCCTGTTCGACCTGCTGCCGGAGGGCCAGGAGTACAAGGAGCTGCTGCGCACGATCGTCCACCGCCGCCTGGACCTGCTGATGGAGGGCATCGGCGTCCACCACATCAGCGACGACCCGGACCGCGCCTGCTACTACGTCGAGCTGGACATCCTCGCCGAGGCCGAGGCCTTCGAGAGCCGGGAGTTCGCCGACTTCCTGATGGAGACCTACGAACCCACCGACGTGGTGTTCCGCCTGGCGCATCAGGCCTCTGTCGTGCTGCTGAACGGCGGCGGCTTCGACGGACCGGGATGGTCGGTGCGGGTGTCGCTGGCGAACCTGGACGACTTGGACTACCTGAAGATCGGGCATCACCTGCACGCGATCATGGAGGAGTACAAGGAAGAGTGGCTGAAGACCAAGACCAAGAAGAAGTGA
- a CDS encoding lysylphosphatidylglycerol synthase transmembrane domain-containing protein has product MVQVLAFLSMIGVPIALAVERLVKRETVQLVDAVGAATLAYLAAFSVNVATSHFQDSAVAQAVGGATPMQVQLAVGVAAVTILGFSRSQYRTLFYSAAALGGLAVVLLGQDSVTGVLLSALLGRIVAMAWLSVRGVLDTRPGMGRILAELTHDGFRAHPGTVRALDPGTDGARRFRVSVTATETHHSFDCLAGHKRAPAAATTPTASTTPTTPNTPAAPPPTPKKTLDLSVLDQSQRAAYLAPRIWQWIRLRGPVRRRSFFSLRRTVESEVLMAMAVEAAGIRTPRLRTARQVDQDTALLAYDHLDAPRVADLPDRAWTPALHGGIWALWQHLRSRQLAHRELTTDHLRLDAAGGLWLTDVGYGEIAAEDLLCRLDGAELLVSLALRVGPARATEEAVDALGPDTAASLLPLMQPILFSEDTAKALRRHRAAGGRADIVGSIRDRIIALHPEADVQPVSLERVRPRTVLSIVGGAIAFYLLATQLTGFQVPELDTWQAWGWVLGAAVASGLTYVAAALNLLGCVKERLSFRTTATAQVAAAFAGLVAPAAVGGLAVNTRYLQRAGIPVARAVTAVGGSQVIGFACYLVLLLVFSAFAGKHRQEAGGLSAITPSATVTGVVIALAVIGLLVAAIPRLRAVVVSRVKPLVTDIGPEFLQVARSPRKLVQAFGGAVGLPLAASVCLWASVNAVSGSEVNLAAMGVAYLVAKAVGSLVPTPGGIGGVEAVLAAGLTAAGVPSATAATSVIVFRLLTWWLPVIPGWFAFTALQRRGAL; this is encoded by the coding sequence GTGGTGCAGGTTCTGGCGTTCCTGTCCATGATCGGCGTGCCGATCGCGCTTGCTGTCGAGCGCCTGGTCAAGCGGGAGACTGTGCAGCTCGTCGATGCCGTCGGCGCCGCGACGCTTGCCTACCTCGCTGCGTTCAGCGTCAATGTCGCGACGTCTCACTTCCAGGATTCCGCCGTCGCCCAAGCTGTTGGCGGTGCGACGCCGATGCAGGTCCAGCTTGCGGTCGGGGTCGCCGCGGTCACCATCCTCGGGTTCAGCCGTTCCCAGTACCGCACGCTCTTCTACAGCGCCGCCGCGCTTGGCGGGCTGGCCGTCGTGCTGCTCGGGCAGGACTCTGTCACCGGCGTTCTTTTGTCGGCGCTGCTCGGCCGTATTGTCGCGATGGCTTGGCTCTCCGTACGCGGCGTGCTCGACACCCGTCCCGGCATGGGACGCATCCTCGCCGAACTCACCCACGACGGCTTCCGCGCCCATCCCGGCACGGTCCGCGCCCTCGACCCCGGTACCGACGGCGCGCGACGCTTCCGGGTCAGCGTCACCGCCACCGAAACCCACCACAGCTTCGACTGCCTCGCCGGCCACAAGCGCGCCCCAGCCGCCGCGACCACGCCGACCGCCTCGACCACGCCGACCACCCCGAACACCCCAGCCGCCCCGCCCCCCACCCCCAAAAAAACCCTCGACCTCTCCGTCCTCGACCAAAGCCAGCGCGCCGCCTACCTCGCCCCCCGCATCTGGCAGTGGATCCGCCTGCGCGGCCCGGTGCGCCGCCGCAGCTTCTTCTCCCTGCGCCGCACGGTCGAAAGCGAAGTCCTGATGGCCATGGCGGTCGAGGCCGCCGGCATCCGCACCCCGCGCCTGCGCACCGCGCGCCAGGTGGACCAGGACACCGCGCTGCTCGCCTACGACCACCTCGACGCCCCGCGCGTCGCCGACCTCCCCGACCGTGCCTGGACCCCCGCCCTGCACGGCGGTATCTGGGCCCTGTGGCAGCACTTGCGCAGCCGCCAACTCGCGCACCGGGAGCTCACCACCGACCACCTCCGCCTGGACGCCGCCGGCGGTCTGTGGCTCACCGATGTCGGCTACGGCGAGATCGCCGCCGAGGACCTCCTGTGCCGCCTGGACGGCGCCGAGCTCCTCGTCTCCCTCGCCCTGCGCGTGGGTCCGGCGCGCGCCACCGAGGAAGCCGTCGACGCCCTCGGCCCGGACACCGCCGCCTCCCTGCTCCCGCTGATGCAGCCGATCCTGTTCTCCGAGGACACCGCCAAAGCCCTGCGACGCCACCGCGCCGCCGGCGGGCGCGCGGACATCGTCGGCAGCATCCGCGACCGCATCATCGCCCTGCATCCGGAAGCCGACGTCCAGCCGGTCAGCCTCGAGCGCGTGCGCCCCCGCACCGTCCTGAGCATCGTCGGCGGCGCGATCGCCTTCTACCTGCTCGCCACCCAGCTCACCGGCTTCCAGGTGCCCGAGCTCGACACCTGGCAGGCCTGGGGCTGGGTCCTCGGCGCCGCCGTCGCCTCCGGTCTCACCTACGTCGCCGCCGCCCTGAACCTGCTCGGCTGCGTCAAGGAACGCCTGTCCTTCCGCACGACCGCCACCGCGCAGGTCGCCGCCGCCTTCGCCGGACTGGTCGCCCCGGCAGCCGTCGGCGGCCTGGCCGTCAACACCCGCTACCTGCAACGCGCCGGCATCCCGGTGGCGCGCGCCGTCACCGCTGTCGGCGGCTCGCAGGTCATCGGCTTCGCGTGTTACCTCGTGCTGCTGCTGGTGTTCAGCGCCTTCGCCGGAAAACATCGGCAGGAAGCCGGCGGCCTGTCGGCGATCACGCCGTCGGCGACGGTCACCGGCGTGGTCATCGCACTGGCCGTGATCGGCCTGCTGGTCGCGGCGATCCCCCGGCTGCGCGCCGTCGTGGTGAGCCGGGTCAAGCCGCTGGTCACCGACATCGGCCCGGAGTTCCTGCAAGTCGCGCGCTCCCCGCGCAAACTGGTGCAGGCGTTCGGCGGCGCGGTGGGACTGCCGCTGGCGGCCAGCGTGTGCCTGTGGGCGTCGGTGAACGCGGTCAGCGGCAGCGAGGTGAACCTCGCCGCGATGGGCGTGGCCTACCTGGTGGCCAAGGCGGTGGGCTCGCTGGTCCCGACACCCGGCGGCATCGGCGGCGTCGAAGCCGTGCTCGCCGCCGGTCTGACCGCCGCCGGCGTGCCCTCGGCGACGGCGGCGACCTCGGTCATCGTCTTCCGGCTGCTGACGTGGTGGCTGCCGGTGATCCCGGGCTGGTTCGCCTTCACCGCGCTCCAGCGGCGCGGCGCGCTCTGA
- a CDS encoding response regulator has product MSAPIRILLADDQALLRGTFRLLLDSTPDFEVVAEAGDGAAAVKLAQELCPDLVLMDIRMPVLDGLEATRLIAADPALGSVKVLILTTFEQDEYVAEALRAGAGGFLGKGVDPEELLRAIRIVAGGNSLLSPAATRALIARFLAQPSDTAPTVSAPLDALTARELEVVTLVATGLSNEEIAGQLFVTPLTAKTHVNRAMTKLGARDRAQVVVIAYESGLVRPGSGY; this is encoded by the coding sequence GTGAGCGCGCCGATCCGCATCCTGCTGGCTGACGACCAGGCGCTGCTGCGGGGCACGTTCCGGCTGCTGCTGGACTCCACTCCGGACTTCGAGGTCGTCGCCGAAGCCGGGGACGGCGCGGCGGCGGTGAAGCTGGCGCAGGAGCTGTGTCCGGATCTGGTGCTGATGGACATCCGGATGCCGGTGCTCGACGGGTTGGAGGCAACGCGGCTGATCGCGGCGGATCCGGCGCTGGGAAGCGTCAAGGTTCTGATTCTCACGACGTTCGAGCAGGACGAGTACGTCGCCGAGGCGTTGCGTGCCGGAGCCGGCGGGTTCCTCGGCAAGGGGGTGGATCCCGAGGAGTTGCTGCGGGCGATCCGCATCGTCGCCGGCGGCAATTCGCTGCTCTCCCCCGCCGCCACGCGGGCGCTGATCGCCCGCTTCCTGGCTCAGCCCTCTGATACGGCGCCGACCGTCAGCGCTCCGTTGGACGCGCTGACCGCACGGGAGTTGGAGGTCGTCACATTGGTCGCGACCGGGTTGTCGAACGAGGAGATCGCCGGGCAGCTGTTCGTCACGCCGCTGACGGCCAAGACGCATGTGAACCGCGCGATGACGAAGCTCGGGGCGCGGGATCGGGCGCAGGTGGTCGTGATCGCGTACGAGTCGGGGCTGGTGCGTCCTGGATCAGGGTACTGA
- a CDS encoding sensor histidine kinase, translated as MTLVDRIKEWVRPGTTSRDVVTTLLYLVLLSPAMFVSALHKHVSAETAAALLTTVAIPLLFRSRWPLGAVVGTAAVEVAAMPFVGVPSIPPIACAIALFSFAKRSDRPTTVRVGAVTAVALTALALILRPGMDELAENLGFIAWVGLAVAVGDAARSRRDLFASAMERAETAERTKEEEARRRVTEERMRIARELHDVVAHHITLVNAQAGVAHHLMKTDPSHAYEALERIRDTSRSALDELRATVGLLRASDETAAPREPAPGLGDLDALVESFHHAGLNVVMAGLGADARAPMPAMPALTGLTAYRIVQEALTNTHKHAGSSALARVRVEFAPEAVRIRVDDDGGRGPARSGMGTGHGMIGMQERVKAVGGTFAAGPRAGGGFRVEAELPLPARGAAGVEAGTGGVAVAGAGGTNRGDNPSVVYEKTADRAFGSSAEAVA; from the coding sequence GTGACTCTTGTGGACCGGATCAAAGAGTGGGTGCGTCCCGGCACGACCAGCCGGGACGTGGTCACCACCCTGTTGTACCTGGTCCTGTTGTCCCCGGCGATGTTCGTCTCGGCGCTGCACAAGCACGTCAGCGCCGAGACGGCGGCCGCGCTGCTGACCACGGTCGCCATCCCGCTGCTGTTCCGCAGCCGCTGGCCGCTGGGCGCGGTGGTGGGCACCGCGGCGGTCGAGGTCGCGGCGATGCCGTTCGTGGGCGTGCCGAGCATTCCGCCGATCGCCTGCGCCATCGCGCTGTTCTCCTTCGCCAAGCGCTCCGACCGGCCCACCACGGTGCGTGTCGGAGCGGTCACAGCAGTCGCGCTCACAGCGCTGGCCCTGATCCTGCGGCCCGGCATGGACGAGCTCGCCGAGAACCTCGGCTTCATCGCCTGGGTCGGGCTCGCGGTGGCCGTCGGCGACGCCGCGCGCAGCCGGCGGGACCTGTTCGCCTCGGCGATGGAGCGGGCCGAGACCGCCGAGCGGACCAAGGAGGAGGAGGCGCGGCGGCGCGTCACCGAGGAGCGGATGCGGATCGCGCGGGAGCTGCACGACGTGGTCGCGCACCACATCACGCTGGTCAACGCGCAAGCCGGGGTGGCGCACCACCTGATGAAGACCGATCCCTCGCACGCCTATGAGGCACTCGAGCGGATCCGGGACACCTCGCGCTCGGCGCTGGACGAGCTGCGCGCGACGGTCGGGCTGCTGCGCGCGAGCGACGAGACCGCGGCGCCGCGCGAGCCCGCGCCGGGGCTCGGGGATCTGGACGCGCTGGTGGAGTCCTTCCATCACGCCGGGCTGAACGTGGTCATGGCCGGTCTCGGCGCTGACGCCAGGGCGCCGATGCCGGCCATGCCCGCGCTGACCGGGCTGACGGCGTACCGGATCGTGCAGGAGGCGCTGACGAACACGCACAAGCACGCCGGGAGTTCGGCGCTGGCGCGGGTGCGGGTGGAGTTCGCGCCCGAGGCGGTGCGGATCCGGGTCGACGACGACGGCGGCCGGGGTCCGGCGCGGTCGGGGATGGGGACCGGGCACGGGATGATCGGGATGCAAGAGCGGGTCAAGGCGGTCGGCGGGACGTTCGCGGCGGGACCGCGGGCCGGTGGCGGGTTCCGGGTCGAGGCGGAGTTGCCGCTGCCGGCTCGGGGGGCGGCTGGGGTTGAGGCTGGTACTGGCGGTGTGGCTGTCGCTGGCGCTGGAGGTACGAACCGTGGCGATAACCCTTCTGTGGTCTACGAAAAGACCGCCGATAGGGCGTTCGGCTCGTCGGCGGAGGCTGTCGCGTGA
- a CDS encoding MMPL family transporter encodes MSVIARWCHKHRLVTVVVWLALIIGLGALTGSAGTKYNDTMSIPASESSQAMDLLRQSLPASAGDSDQVVWHTTGGAKVTDPAVQQRMTGALNQIATAPGVAGVTGPYDGPRGALQVSKDQTTAYATINFAQEAHDLPDAEVQHIIDVAQGARETNLQVELGGQAISQAERKIGGAADLIGVLAALLVLGLVFRAAGAAVMPILTGVAGVATGILGTGQLSHLFAISSTAPTLATLVGLGVGIDYALFIVNRHRKGLMSGLSVEDSIAKALNTSGRAVIFAGGTVVIALLGMFALGLSFLNGMAIGAAVTVSMTVLAAITLLPAMLGFLKLRVLSKKQRRELAARQAGVGVLVPYAHASRRRPSGVPGHPETVFTRWAGKVQAKPLGKALLAIAVMAVVAVPFFSIRLGNSDAGNDPKSTTTRQAYDLLADGFGKGFNGPLLLVAQTPAAGDQQALTTLVDRIKTVPDVAAVSARPTQPGQAIAVVQVVPVSSPQDKATTDLIGTLRHDVIPKAEAGTTLHVMVSGPTAISNDFSHTLTSKLPLFVAIIVGLGCLLMILAFRSLLVPLIGVAMNLLTMGVAFGSLVAVFQWGWGSEALGAGGAGPVEAFVPVIVISILFGLSMDYQVFLISRMHEEWSHSKDNSRSVRVGHGETGQVIVAAGIIMACVFGAFLFNGQRVIAEFGMALAVAILLDVLMLRLILVPALMHRFGKANWWLPAWLDKVLPHMSVEGEPEPVPGAVATDGPYDEPELASANHRIQ; translated from the coding sequence ATGTCCGTCATTGCCCGCTGGTGCCACAAGCACCGCCTCGTCACCGTCGTCGTCTGGCTGGCGCTGATCATCGGCCTGGGAGCCCTGACGGGTTCGGCCGGGACCAAGTACAACGACACGATGTCGATCCCGGCCTCGGAGTCCAGCCAGGCGATGGACCTGCTGAGGCAGTCGCTGCCCGCCTCGGCCGGGGACAGCGACCAGGTGGTCTGGCACACCACCGGCGGCGCCAAGGTCACTGATCCGGCCGTGCAGCAGCGCATGACCGGCGCGCTGAACCAGATCGCGACCGCGCCGGGCGTGGCCGGGGTCACCGGTCCCTACGACGGTCCGCGCGGCGCGCTGCAGGTCAGCAAGGACCAGACCACCGCCTACGCGACCATCAACTTCGCCCAAGAGGCGCACGACCTCCCGGACGCCGAGGTCCAGCACATCATCGACGTCGCTCAGGGCGCGCGGGAGACGAACCTGCAGGTCGAGCTCGGCGGACAGGCGATCAGCCAGGCCGAGCGCAAGATCGGCGGCGCCGCGGACCTGATCGGCGTGCTGGCCGCGCTGCTCGTGCTGGGCTTGGTGTTCCGGGCCGCCGGCGCCGCCGTGATGCCGATCCTCACCGGCGTCGCCGGTGTCGCGACCGGCATCCTGGGCACCGGGCAGCTCTCGCACCTGTTCGCCATCAGCTCCACCGCGCCGACCTTGGCGACCCTGGTCGGTCTCGGCGTCGGCATCGACTACGCGCTGTTCATCGTGAACCGGCATCGCAAGGGTCTGATGTCCGGGCTGTCGGTCGAGGACTCGATCGCCAAGGCGCTGAACACCTCCGGGCGCGCGGTCATCTTCGCCGGCGGGACCGTGGTCATCGCCCTGCTCGGGATGTTCGCGCTGGGTCTGAGCTTCCTGAACGGCATGGCGATCGGCGCGGCGGTGACCGTCTCGATGACCGTGCTGGCGGCGATCACGCTGCTGCCGGCGATGCTGGGCTTCCTGAAGCTGCGCGTGCTGAGCAAGAAGCAGCGCCGGGAGCTGGCCGCGCGCCAGGCCGGCGTCGGCGTGCTGGTCCCCTACGCGCACGCCTCGCGCCGGCGCCCCTCCGGCGTCCCCGGGCATCCCGAAACCGTCTTCACCCGCTGGGCCGGCAAGGTCCAGGCCAAGCCGCTGGGCAAGGCGCTGCTGGCGATCGCGGTCATGGCGGTCGTCGCGGTGCCGTTCTTCTCCATCCGGCTGGGCAACTCCGACGCGGGCAACGACCCGAAGTCGACGACCACGCGCCAGGCCTACGACCTGCTCGCCGACGGCTTCGGCAAGGGCTTCAACGGCCCGCTGCTGCTGGTCGCGCAGACCCCCGCGGCGGGCGACCAGCAGGCGCTGACCACGCTGGTGGACCGGATCAAGACCGTGCCGGACGTCGCCGCCGTCTCCGCCCGGCCCACGCAGCCCGGCCAGGCGATCGCCGTGGTGCAGGTGGTGCCGGTCAGCTCGCCGCAGGACAAGGCCACCACCGACCTGATCGGCACGCTGCGGCACGACGTGATCCCGAAGGCCGAGGCCGGGACCACGCTGCACGTCATGGTCTCCGGGCCGACCGCGATCAGCAACGACTTCAGCCACACGCTGACCAGCAAGCTGCCGCTGTTCGTGGCGATCATCGTGGGACTGGGCTGCCTGCTGATGATCCTGGCCTTCCGCAGCCTGCTGGTCCCGCTGATCGGCGTGGCGATGAACCTGCTGACCATGGGCGTCGCGTTCGGCTCGCTGGTCGCGGTGTTCCAGTGGGGCTGGGGTTCGGAGGCGCTGGGAGCCGGCGGCGCCGGGCCGGTGGAGGCGTTCGTCCCGGTCATCGTGATCAGCATCTTGTTCGGGCTGTCGATGGACTACCAGGTGTTCCTGATCAGCCGGATGCACGAGGAGTGGTCGCACTCCAAGGACAACAGCCGCTCGGTGCGCGTCGGCCACGGCGAGACCGGCCAGGTGATCGTGGCCGCGGGCATCATCATGGCTTGCGTGTTCGGCGCCTTCCTGTTCAACGGGCAGCGGGTCATCGCCGAGTTCGGCATGGCGCTGGCCGTGGCGATCCTGTTGGACGTGCTGATGTTGCGGCTGATCCTGGTCCCGGCGCTGATGCACCGCTTCGGCAAGGCCAACTGGTGGCTGCCGGCGTGGCTGGACAAGGTGCTGCCGCACATGTCGGTGGAGGGCGAGCCGGAGCCGGTTCCGGGCGCGGTGGCGACGGACGGCCCGTACGACGAGCCGGAGCTGGCCTCCGCGAATCACCGCATACAGTGA
- a CDS encoding HAD-IIB family hydrolase yields the protein MTLPALPDLIACDLDGTLVRHDGTVSPRTVAAFAALEAAGLPFVFVTGRPPRLMGQIADAFGLHGLAVCSNGAYDYDLRARAVVAEYAIDPATAEKVARGLREAIPGIGLAVEYSDSLAADPLYEPWEWDRDVTVRRLDEADLWRRPAPKLIGRHPSLSADDLLALARPAVGDLVTVYHSNGLRLVEAVAPGVSKADGLARHAARLGVSAEAVMAFGDMPNDLSMFEWAGLAFAVGNAHPSLISVADGVIGSVQEDGVAVFLEALLDRRPDRQA from the coding sequence ATGACTCTTCCGGCGCTGCCTGATCTCATAGCCTGCGACCTGGACGGGACCCTGGTCCGCCACGACGGGACCGTCTCGCCCCGGACGGTGGCGGCTTTCGCCGCGCTGGAGGCCGCCGGCCTGCCGTTCGTGTTCGTCACCGGGCGGCCGCCGCGGCTGATGGGACAGATCGCCGACGCCTTCGGGCTGCACGGTCTCGCCGTCTGCTCCAACGGCGCCTACGACTACGACCTGCGCGCTCGCGCGGTCGTCGCCGAATACGCCATCGACCCCGCCACGGCGGAGAAAGTGGCGCGCGGTCTGCGCGAAGCCATCCCCGGCATCGGGCTGGCTGTCGAATACTCCGACTCCCTCGCCGCCGATCCCCTGTACGAGCCTTGGGAATGGGATCGCGACGTCACCGTGCGGCGTCTCGACGAAGCCGACCTGTGGCGGCGTCCGGCGCCGAAGCTGATCGGCCGCCATCCGAGCCTGTCCGCCGACGACCTGCTCGCCCTGGCCCGGCCGGCGGTCGGGGATCTGGTCACCGTCTACCATTCCAACGGTCTGCGGCTGGTCGAGGCGGTGGCTCCGGGAGTCAGCAAAGCCGACGGTCTGGCACGGCACGCGGCTCGCCTCGGCGTCAGCGCCGAGGCGGTCATGGCGTTCGGCGACATGCCCAACGACCTGTCGATGTTCGAGTGGGCCGGGCTCGCCTTCGCGGTCGGCAACGCGCATCCGAGCCTGATCTCTGTCGCCGACGGCGTGATCGGGTCGGTGCAGGAGGACGGCGTCGCGGTGTTCTTGGAGGCGTTGCTGGACAGGCGGCCGGATCGCCAAGCGTGA